A genomic stretch from Anoplopoma fimbria isolate UVic2021 breed Golden Eagle Sablefish chromosome 8, Afim_UVic_2022, whole genome shotgun sequence includes:
- the mydgf gene encoding myeloid-derived growth factor, with the protein MATLNNFGSVASSFMFMFVLIIVAFVPVDASSDQTKTVEFNVKPGGVVHTFTEAIGKYECSFTYASQGGTNEQWLMSVGLSDDDRLFSCSVWRPQGKSYLFFTQFKAELKGTKIEYANAYSQTVAAGQSDMPLKPEEFTVGDSTVTHRDGKFSAQLSKLTAIGRTKHDEL; encoded by the exons atggccACCCTAAATAACTTCGGCTCTGTGGCTTCGTCGTTTATGTTTATGTTCGTATTGATAATCGTTGCATTTGTCCCGGTTGATGCTTCTTCTGATCAGACGAAGACGGTGGAGTTCAACGTTAAACCGGGAGGAGTGGTGCACACTTTCACTGAGGCGATT GGGAAGTATGAGTGCTCATTCACTTATGCCTCACAAGGGGGAACCAACGAG CAATGGCTGATGAGCGTGGGTCTGAGCGACGACGACAGACTGTTCTCCTGCTCCGTGTGGAG GCCCCAGGGGAAATCCTATCTGTTTTTCACTCAGTTCAAAGCTGAACTGAAAGGAACCAAAATTGAATATGCTAATGCATAT TCTCAGACGGTGGCTGCAGGACAAAGTGACATGCCTTTGAAGCCGGAGGAATTTACCGTAGGAGACTCAACAG tgACCCACAGAGATGGAAAATTCAGCGCTCAACTCTCCAAACTGACTGCCATTGGACGGACCAAACATGATGAGCTGTAA